A genomic stretch from Petrimonas mucosa includes:
- the aspS gene encoding aspartate--tRNA ligase has protein sequence MYRNRTCGELRIADVNKEVTLSGWVHKIRKMGGMTFVDLRDRYGVTQLSFNQEKNQELCEQANRLGREWVIQVTGKVEERSSKNPNIPTGEIEIAVTAIVVLNAAQTPPFTIETETDGGDDLRMKYRYLDLRRNVVRKNLELRHKMAFEVRKYLDERDFLEVETPVLIGSTPEGARDFIVPSRMNPGEFYALPQSPQLFKQLLMVSGFDRYFQIVKCFRDEDLRADRQPEFTQIDCEMSFVQQEDVLNMFEGLTKHLFKTLKGIDLPDFPRMSYADAMRQYGSDKPDIRFEMKFVEIKDLTTDRGFGVFDSSEYVGAICAQGSASYTRKQLDELTDFVKRPQIGAKGLIYVRYNEDGSLKSSVDKFYSESDLKAWAERCNAKPGDLILVLSGETEKTQKQLSELRLEMGSRLGLRDKNNYKCLWVVDFPLLEKDEELNRFFAKHHPFTSPKPEDIALLDSDPGAVRANAYDLVINGVEVGGGSIRIHDSALQQKMFSVLGFTEERAQEQFGFLMNAFKYGAPPHGGIAFGLDRLVSIFAGLDSIRDCIAFPKNNSGRDVMIDAPSRIEQEQLDELGLVIVNREK, from the coding sequence ATGTATAGAAACAGGACTTGTGGCGAATTACGCATCGCCGACGTGAATAAGGAGGTTACCCTTTCGGGTTGGGTCCACAAAATCCGGAAGATGGGAGGAATGACTTTTGTCGACCTGCGCGACCGGTACGGGGTAACCCAGCTGTCGTTCAACCAGGAGAAAAACCAGGAGCTTTGCGAGCAGGCAAACAGGCTGGGCCGGGAATGGGTGATTCAGGTGACGGGAAAAGTGGAGGAGAGATCGAGCAAGAACCCCAATATACCTACCGGAGAGATTGAGATTGCGGTAACGGCCATTGTGGTCCTGAATGCAGCACAGACCCCCCCCTTCACCATCGAAACTGAGACCGACGGCGGGGATGATCTGCGGATGAAGTACCGCTACCTCGATCTGAGGCGTAATGTAGTTCGAAAGAATCTCGAGCTTCGTCACAAGATGGCGTTTGAAGTGCGGAAATATCTCGATGAAAGAGATTTCCTGGAGGTAGAGACCCCTGTCCTTATCGGATCTACACCTGAGGGCGCACGCGACTTTATCGTCCCCTCCCGCATGAACCCCGGCGAATTCTATGCATTGCCCCAGTCGCCGCAGCTTTTCAAGCAGTTGCTGATGGTCTCGGGGTTCGACCGCTATTTCCAGATCGTAAAATGTTTCCGTGACGAGGATCTGCGGGCAGACAGACAGCCTGAGTTTACCCAGATCGACTGCGAGATGTCGTTCGTTCAACAGGAGGATGTGCTGAACATGTTTGAAGGGTTGACGAAACACCTGTTCAAGACCTTGAAGGGGATCGACCTGCCAGATTTCCCCCGGATGAGTTACGCCGATGCCATGCGCCAATACGGATCTGACAAGCCAGATATCCGTTTCGAAATGAAATTTGTGGAGATTAAGGATCTGACAACCGACCGGGGTTTCGGGGTCTTCGACTCATCGGAATATGTCGGTGCCATCTGCGCTCAGGGATCTGCATCATATACCCGCAAACAGCTCGACGAACTGACCGATTTCGTGAAGCGGCCGCAAATTGGAGCCAAAGGACTGATATATGTCCGTTACAACGAAGATGGCAGCCTGAAATCGTCGGTTGACAAGTTCTACTCCGAAAGCGACCTGAAAGCGTGGGCAGAGCGATGCAATGCCAAACCGGGCGACCTGATCCTGGTGTTGAGCGGCGAGACCGAGAAAACGCAGAAACAGCTGTCTGAACTTCGCCTCGAGATGGGTAGCCGACTGGGATTACGCGACAAGAACAACTATAAATGTCTTTGGGTGGTCGATTTTCCGTTGCTGGAAAAAGATGAGGAACTGAACCGGTTCTTCGCCAAACACCACCCCTTCACGTCACCCAAACCTGAAGATATTGCGCTGCTCGACTCAGATCCGGGAGCCGTGAGGGCCAACGCCTACGACTTGGTGATCAACGGCGTGGAGGTTGGTGGCGGTTCAATCCGTATCCACGACAGTGCATTGCAGCAGAAGATGTTCTCCGTTCTGGGCTTCACCGAAGAGCGCGCTCAGGAGCAGTTCGGGTTCCTGATGAACGCATTCAAGTATGGAGCACCTCCCCACGGTGGAATAGCCTTTGGGCTCGACAGGCTGGTATCGATCTTTGCCGGCCTCGACAGTATCCGCGACTGCATCGCTTTTCCGAAGAACAACTCCGGGCGCGACGTCATGATAGATGCGCCATCGCGTATTGAACAGGAGCAGCTCGACGAGCTGGGATTGGTCATCGTGAACAGGGAGAAGTAG